The Streptomyces spororaveus genome includes a region encoding these proteins:
- the scpB gene encoding SMC-Scp complex subunit ScpB yields the protein MVVDEPATEAHLAKVLERTPREVARALRELADEYTAARRGFELRLVAGGWRFYTRAEYAPAVEGFVLDGQQARLTQAALETLAVVAYRQPVSRSRVSAVRGVNCDGVMRTLLQRGLVEEAGTEPETGAILYRTTNHFLERMGLRGLDELPELAPFLPEAEAIEAETQEGVPSFDPDAPDTDADDDKTTEL from the coding sequence GTGCTGGAGCGCACCCCGCGCGAGGTCGCGCGGGCGCTGCGGGAGCTCGCCGACGAGTACACGGCCGCGCGCCGGGGTTTCGAGCTGCGGCTCGTCGCCGGCGGCTGGCGGTTCTACACCCGGGCCGAGTACGCGCCGGCCGTGGAGGGCTTCGTACTGGACGGCCAGCAGGCCCGGCTCACCCAGGCGGCCCTGGAGACCTTGGCGGTCGTCGCGTACCGCCAGCCGGTGAGCCGGTCACGGGTCTCCGCCGTCCGCGGAGTCAACTGCGACGGGGTCATGCGGACCCTCCTCCAGCGCGGTCTGGTGGAGGAGGCGGGGACGGAACCCGAAACAGGTGCGATCCTGTACAGGACGACGAACCACTTTTTGGAGCGGATGGGCCTGCGCGGCCTTGACGAGCTCCCGGAGCTCGCGCCCTTCCTCCCCGAGGCGGAGGCGATCGAAGCCGAGACGCAGGAAGGTGTTCCGTCGTTCGATCCGGACGCACCGGACACAGATGCAGACGACGACAAGACGACGGAACTTTGA